GAACCACCCGCAGGAACTCCGGATGCTCCTGAAAACGGAGACAGCGACCGTCCACGCCGGGATGATTCTAACAGCAGCAGACCCCGTCGGAGATAACAAGAATTTCATATGGACCCGATGACCCGAAAAACTACACTGGCCAACGGTGTCCGGATTCTTACCCACCAGGTACCCCATGTGCGATCCGTCGCCATGGGTATCTGGGTTGATGTTGGAGCAAGGGATGAATCCGAAGAGGAAGCGGGATACTCCCACTTTCTGGAACACATGATGTTTAAAGGCACACAGAGACGCTCCGCTTATGAACTGGCCAAGGCCTTCGATGCCATAGGCGGACAGTCCAATGCCTTTACCACAATGGAAACAACCTGCTACCATGCACGCGTGATGGATACCCACCTTCCCGTCATGGTGGACATTCTCGCGGATATGTTTCTGAACTCCTGTATAGATCCGGAAGAAATAGAAAATGAACGACCTGTCATTCTTCAGGAAATCGGCATGCTGGAAGATTGCCCGGAAGAATTCGCTCACCATCTTCTGGAAAAATATGCATGGGGAGAACATCCACTTGGGCGGTCTATCCTTGGCACCCCCAAAAATATTCTCAACCTTACATCCAAAGATCTGACTCAATTTTTCCGAAAATACTACTGTCCTTCCCGTGTTATTATATCCCTTGCCGGAAATCTGGAGCACGGTCACGTACTTGATCTGCTGGCTCCGGCATTTGAAATTCTTCAGCCGGGTCAGGGTCGTTCCGATCGGTACACTCCCCTGCTCCAAAAAGGTGTTCGTGTTACCGCCCGACCCATTGAGCAGGTGCATCTCTGTCTTGGTGCGCCCGGACTGGCCATCACCCACGAAAACCGTTTCTCCGCTTCTCTGCTCACCACCATTCTGGGCGGCAACATGAGCTCACGCCTTTTTCAGGAAATACGGGAAAAAAGAGGACTGGCTTATTCGGTTTATGCTTTTTCTGCCGGACACATGGACACGGGGATGATGGGTATCTATGCAGGGGTAGCCCCCAGCACCGTGGAAACGTCTG
This genomic stretch from Desulfobotulus pelophilus harbors:
- a CDS encoding M16 family metallopeptidase, with the translated sequence MDPMTRKTTLANGVRILTHQVPHVRSVAMGIWVDVGARDESEEEAGYSHFLEHMMFKGTQRRSAYELAKAFDAIGGQSNAFTTMETTCYHARVMDTHLPVMVDILADMFLNSCIDPEEIENERPVILQEIGMLEDCPEEFAHHLLEKYAWGEHPLGRSILGTPKNILNLTSKDLTQFFRKYYCPSRVIISLAGNLEHGHVLDLLAPAFEILQPGQGRSDRYTPLLQKGVRVTARPIEQVHLCLGAPGLAITHENRFSASLLTTILGGNMSSRLFQEIREKRGLAYSVYAFSAGHMDTGMMGIYAGVAPSTVETSAELIHKELQRLCTDPVSTEELEGARAYTKGNILLSMENTENLMVKLAQNEIHFGRYIPVEETLTKVDEVTQESIIRLACTAFSENHFLVSILGPSDSAASLGDKFGIREAKELSGEKKA